The region CAAATGTCCAAACGTTTTAGTCTGTAGCTCCCAGGTCTCAATAACTGGGagtaaatggtgtgtgtgtgtctaccaaGACATAACATAATGAATTCATGGCTGGTTTACTCTACCACTACAGTGCCTCTACAGAAAGCTATCGTTCAGGTACCAGACTTGAGTAAACCCTGCTGGAGAGATGGTTCACCTTTTTGAAGTTTTATCTTATTTTCTACTTTCAAATGTGAACTATCCCTGATGGGAAAATTGTTCATTTGTGACTAACTGGTCTGTATGAGTATTGATTATGTTAATAATAACTTATTTATGAGCAGGGTGGAAAGGCGAAGCCCCAGTGGACTGTCTCCCCTATTTCAAATGAGTCAAGGGGCTAAGAGTCAAGTCTGCTAGGAAAGTGTGAGTCAAAATCATCATGTTGCTGTGACTGACCTAGAGGGACCATACTGTATGTATGCCATGACACCATTATTTGGTTAACACAGACATAAGACAAAAAGCAGAATAAAGGATTGTGTGCTGTGCTTTCCTTATATCACAGAACAGAAAGaaccaccctgtcctctcctatcAGGTGTCCCAGGGTGTTTTCAGGGtatttcccccttccctctccattCAACAGCTGCCCTCAGTGTCACCAGCACAGAAATACAATTACCATAAGGGACATTCCCAGCCATGAGCGTGAAATTGCCGTGGTCTGAGGGGCTTTGTCCATTCTAGTTTTCCTATTTCTATAGACTCCAGACAAGCACCAAGCACCGTAAAGTGAGCATCATTGTTCTCCTTTCCGAGGTAAACAACAGAAGGAGGAGGGCGGAAGGGCAGAGGGAGCACCTTCTTCCTCCCTAAAGTACCCCCAGCTGCCAAGACCCCAGTCAGGTACATTGTCCTGGTGCTGATCTAAGTAAGACGGAGCCTGCAAAGTGCCAACAAGCACGAAAACCATAATAAGCTGGTCTGGgataattgtttaaaaaaaaaatgtaaacacacAGCAGGACTGCTTGGTGTGAGATAAACAATTGAAGGGTTGGTGTTTTTTCTCATAGCGCAGAGATTAGCTTTTTTGAAACTTGTTTTCTTGAGTATGGGCGATTTCCTTTTAAGTGCCTTGGCAGTAGGAAATCATATTGTTTGACATTACTTCCTCAACTGCCTACGTGGAGACAGGATGGCGACCAAGACCCCTCAGACAGAAATGTAAAGGGAGGTGAGTTTCTATGGGAAGTGAGTCAGTCTCAATGACTGTTCTCAAACTGATTTACTGCATCAGCAGTAAAAACCTATTCTTCCCCCTAGAAATAAATTCCAGGTTATTTTGACATGTTTGAATAACTGTTTCTATACACCAATATGGGCCGGTATTATTTATATTATGTCTTAAATAAACTACTTTCCACTCAGCCATAGTTCCCATAACTTGCCTGAGGTCACTGTCATGTGGCCACTAGAACTTAAAACATCCTGCCACACAAACTACTGGTCTGCTGTAGATAAAGAAGGGAACCCCTATTGGTCCActctattttttttaacctttatttaacaaggcaagtcatttaacaacaaattcttactttcaatgacagccttgtGGGGTAACTTCCtttttcagaggcagaacgacagattttaacTTGTGTCAGCTCAAtctaacaacctttcggttattggcccaatgctctaaccactaggctacctgccccccacacacacatgcgaACACGCACACAGTCTAATCAACACCCTCACTTAAGCTGAAAGAGCACAGATCCTGCAGCTCCATACTTTCCATTGGTCATGCCCTTCAGGAAATGCTAGAAAGTTACAGTAATACACCGTCTCCTCTAGATAGAAAGACTGACAGTCTGAAAAATAATACAACCTTCAGTGCCAGATGGATTTTAGTCCAAGGAGGGTTTATTGTCTCTGCTGGTAAGACTGAACATGACCTCTGAGCAGTGAACGCCACCTTTACTTGAACCACTTAGCCTGTACAACGGTAATTATCGTACTGGATAGTTTGTCAAACATCAAGTTTGCATAGCTGTCTTTTTACATATGCTATTTAGTTTAATAAATGTTTTCACAGTGTGCCTACTGTATGAAATGAAGCATTATGAAACGTTGTTCAATAGACACTAGTTAGTTTATCCTTTGTTTGCGTGTGAGTGGGGAGAGTCTGGagtacacactacagtacagcacTGTCTGTGCTCATGGAGCCAATGTGGAATCGCCAGCTAGTGAGCTGTGTGTGCTAGTAGTGTTCAACATAGAAGTAGCTGtttcctttgctctgcaagggccaagGCTTTTGTATCGTGACAGGTAACGCTGCTAGTTTGAgtgcagatatactgtatatgcgCAGAGAGAAGAGCTGACAGTAGAGTTCATGGGGGTGATGAAATGGTAAAGCTCAGGTCTTCATAAATCTACCAAGATATCtatcaagaagaagaagaagactttCCTATACTAGAAATAATATTGTTATTTACTGTATATTGACATATGACCATATGACGTCGGTTATTGGAAAATGCTTTTGAGGGATTGGGTCCTTTGGAAATTTCTTGACTCAGTTCTGAAACGGATGAATTTCCATCAACAGAAACAAAGTGCATTGATTTAAAAATGACATCTTCCCAGTCACCACTTCCTTATTGATTTGGTTTGTTTTCAATGTGTCAAGAAATATGCACCACCTATCTCTGACCAAAGGAAATGTAAATCAGTATGTCTCACTTTCCCAGGCTAAGTCATGCAAAGAGAAAACCCTGTGAcatgtttatttctgtgtttttgttGACTTTAGACTTCCTTAAAACTGACATCCGATTTCCCAGATTGCTGGGCCAGGCAGGCAGGGCTGTGGGAACATACTTGGCCCAAATCAGGCCAGTCTACTGAGCCTACTGTGGTTACACAGGGAGAAAAGTCTATTAATATACCCACTCCACAGCCCCAAACACATCGCCTGGTACAAAACAGGATAGAATTGTAAAAGCACAGCATCACTCAATACTATACAGCACAACATTGCTCAGTATAGTATTGCACAGCATtgctcagtacagtacagtaaggtaCTGAGCGGCACAGAGCAGCTCAGCATAGCACAGAATACTTTGGTGTAATGAAGAGATACTTGGAAACCAGTCAAATAAAAACACAAGTCAACACTGCATAGCACAAGTGAATTAAGTCACAAAGTGTGACAAGCCATGAAACAGAATAATCAAAAGTCCTGAAAAAAGAAACACAAATAAAATATCCCACAGAACAACAACAGCACCTTCATTCAATGCAGAAATGTAATTCATTGATCTCTAAGTGCAGTAGATCGTAGTTAGcgtggtcccagatctgtttgtaatGTCTTTCCAACTCCTATCGTCAATGGCATACCAGTGACCATCGGAGTTGGAAAGACAatgcaaacagatctgggaccaggctagatggTAGTTATAGATGATGACTGACTGTTCCCTGACTGCTCTACTCTCTCCCAGGCCGTTCCAGAGGTGTGGTGTGTGACGGGTGATGGCCGACTGGAGTCTACTGGGAAACTTCTTGGAAGAGGTGCAGGAACACTCGACGTCTGTGGGCAAGGTGTGGCTCACCATCCTCTTCATCTTCCGTATTCTTGTCTTGGGAACGGCCGCTGAGTCGTCGTGGGGAGACGAGCAGGAGGACTTCACCTGCGACACGGAGCAGCCTGGATGCGAGAACGTTTGTTACGACACGGCCTTCCCCATCGCCCACATCCGCTACTGGGTGCTGCAGATTGTCTTCGTGTCCACACCGTCGCTCATCTACATGGGCCACGCCATGCACACGGTGCGCATGGAGGAGAAACGCCGGCGCAAGGAGCAGGAGGACCAGGGGGGAGGtgacagggaggaaggaggggaaggaggagaggagaagcatTATCTGGAGCATGGGGAAGACAAGGGGGGAGAGTGCGGGAAGGAGGGCAGCGGCATAGGGAGGGTGCGTCTGCGCGGGGCGCTGCTGCAGACTTACGTGTTGAGCATCCTGATCCGGACGCTAATGGAGGTGGTCTTCATCGTGGTGCAGTACATCCTCTACGGGGTCTTCCTCAACGCCCTGTACGTGTGCCACAGTCGGCCCTGTCCCCACCCGGTTAACTGTTACGTCTCGCGGCCCACAGAGAAGAATGTGTTCATCGTGTTCATGCTGGCCGTGTCGGGCGTGTCGCTGTTTCTCAGCGCCGTGGAGCTCTACCACCTGGCCTTTAAGCAGTGTCAGAGGTTTCTGAGGAGTAAAcgacaacagcaacaacaacagcaacatcaACTGCTACAAGGACGCACGCCCTCAAGTGCTACGGTCATAGCCGCTGAACCGGACAGCCCACCCCGTCCGTCCATGCCATGCACCCCGCCCCCAGACTTCAGCCAGTGTGTGAGCTcttcccctcacacacaccccatgcaCACCCAATCCCACCCCCATCCTAGCTGCCCTCCCTTCAACAACCGGCTGGCCCACCAGCAGAACTCAGTCAACATGGCCACTGAGCGCCACCATGTTGTCCACGATGACCTGGGGAAGGAAGACTTCCTGCACATGACCTATGAGGGGCACGCCGACACGCCCAACGCCTGCACCCCGCCCCCTTCGCTGCTCCAAAACGGCTTCCAAAATGGCTACCTGAAAGACAAGAGGCGTCTGAGCAAGACCAGCGGCTCCAGTAGCCGTGTGCGACCCGATGACTTGGCTGTGTAGCCCCaattcccaacacacacactgttcctggatcatttcaaacacacacacacacacacacacacacacacaagactggGATGACTCTGGCTCTTCTGTTGTGGGGGACTAATTTGAGCACTG is a window of Oncorhynchus masou masou isolate Uvic2021 chromosome 7, UVic_Omas_1.1, whole genome shotgun sequence DNA encoding:
- the LOC135543592 gene encoding gap junction alpha-5 protein-like, producing MADWSLLGNFLEEVQEHSTSVGKVWLTILFIFRILVLGTAAESSWGDEQEDFTCDTEQPGCENVCYDTAFPIAHIRYWVLQIVFVSTPSLIYMGHAMHTVRMEEKRRRKEQEDQGGGDREEGGEGGEEKHYLEHGEDKGGECGKEGSGIGRVRLRGALLQTYVLSILIRTLMEVVFIVVQYILYGVFLNALYVCHSRPCPHPVNCYVSRPTEKNVFIVFMLAVSGVSLFLSAVELYHLAFKQCQRFLRSKRQQQQQQQHQLLQGRTPSSATVIAAEPDSPPRPSMPCTPPPDFSQCVSSSPHTHPMHTQSHPHPSCPPFNNRLAHQQNSVNMATERHHVVHDDLGKEDFLHMTYEGHADTPNACTPPPSLLQNGFQNGYLKDKRRLSKTSGSSSRVRPDDLAV